In Bos indicus x Bos taurus breed Angus x Brahman F1 hybrid chromosome 1, Bos_hybrid_MaternalHap_v2.0, whole genome shotgun sequence, a single window of DNA contains:
- the FILIP1L gene encoding filamin A-interacting protein 1-like isoform X3, translating to MVVDEQQRLTAQLALQRQKIQDLTTSAKETHAKLALAEARAQEEEQKATRLENELQTQTTKFHQNQETIMAKLTNEDSQNRQLRQKLAALSRQIDELEETNRSLRKAEEELQDIKEKINKGEYGNSSIMTEVEELRKRVLEMEGKDEELIKMEEQCRDLNKRLEKETSQSKDFKLEVEKLNKKIMALEKLEDAFSKSKQECYSLKCNLEKERMTTKQLSQELESLKIRIKELEAIESRLEKTEFTLKEDLTKLKTLTVMLVDERKTMSEKLKQTEDKLQAAASQLQVEQNKVTTVTEKLIEETKRALKSKTDVEEKMYSVTKERDDLKNKLKAEEEKGNDLLSKVNVLKNRLQSLEAIEKDFLKNKLNQDSGKSTTALHQENNKIKELSQEVERLKLKLKDMKAIEDDLMKTEDEYETLERRYANERDKAQFLSEELEHVKMELAKYKLAEKTESSHEQWLFKRLQEEEAKSGHLSREVDALKEKIHEYMATEDLICHLQGDHSVLQKKLNQQENRNRDLGREIENLTKELERYRHFSKSLRPNLNGRRISDPQVFSKEVQTEAVDNEPPDYKSLIPLERAVINGQLYEESEDQDEDPNDEESVLSFKCNSSTPCPVNRKLWIPWMKSKESHPQNGKIQTKPNGNFMQPGDLVLSHTPGQPLHIKVTPDHVQNTATLEITSPTTESPHSYTSTAVIPNCGTPKQRITILQNASITPVKSKTSAEGLMNLEQGMSPITMATFARAQTPESCGSITPERTMSPIQVLAVTGSASSPEQGRSPEPIEISAKHAIFRVSPDRQSSWQFQRSNSNSSSVITTEDNKIHIHLGSPYMQAVASPVRPASPSTPLQDNRTQGLTNGALNKTTNKVTSSITITPTATPLPRQSQITIKEVRKQRIPTRIPKPKSTGITKPSPKAPPGPMDKTGCGKLHIIRTVTSNTFLHLGGKR from the coding sequence ATGGTGGTGGACGAACAACAAAGGCTGACGGCACAACTTGCCCTTCAAAGACAGAAAATTCAGGACCTAACCACAAGTGCAAAGGAAACACATGCTAAACTAGCCCTTGCTGAAGCCAGAGCTCAGGAGGAAGAACAGAAGGCAACCAGACTAGAGAACGAACTGCAAACGCAGACCACAAAATTCCACCAGAACCAAGAAACAATTATGGCGAAGCTCACCAATGAGGACAGCCAAAATCGCCAGCTTCGACAAAAGCTGGCAGCACTCAGCCGGCAAATTGATGAGTTAGAAGAGACAAACAGGTCTTTACGGAAAGCAGAAGAAGAGCTgcaagatataaaagaaaaaattaacaaggGAGAATATGGAAACTCTAGTATCATGACTGAGGTGGAGGAGCTCAGGAAACGTGTGCTAGAAATGGAAGGGAAGGATGAAGAGCTCATAAAAATGGAGGAGCAGTGCAGAGATCTCAATAAGAGGCTAGAAAAGGAAACATCACAGAGTAAAGACTTTAAACTTGAGGTTgaaaaactcaataaaaagaTTATGGCTCTGgaaaaattagaagatgctttcAGCAAAAGCAAACAAGAATGCTACTCGCTGAAAtgcaatttagaaaaagaaaggatgacCACAAAGCAACTGTCTCAGGAACTAGAGAGTTTAAAGATAAGGATCAAAGAGCTAGAAGCCATTGAAAGTCGTCTGGAAAAGACAGAATTCACCTTAAAAGAGGATTTAACTAAATTGAAAACATTGACTGTGATGCTGGTAGATGAACGGAAAACAATGagtgaaaaattaaagcaaaCTGAAGATAAGTTACAAGCTGCTGCTTCTCAGCTCCAAGTGGAGCAAAATAAAGTGACAACAGTTACTGAGAAGTTAATTGAGGAAACTAAAAGGGCACTGAAGTCCAAAACTGATGTGGAAGAAAAAATGTACAGTGTAACCAAAGAGAGAGATGatctaaaaaacaaactgaaagcggaggaagagaaaggaaatgatcTCCTGTCCAAGGTTAATGTGTTGAAAAATaggcttcaatccctggaagCAATTGAGAAAGATTtcctaaaaaacaaattaaatcagGATTCTGGTAAATCCACAACAGCATTACACCAAGAGAACAATAAGATTAAAGAGCTTTCGCAAGAAGTGGAGAGACTGAAACTGAAGTTAAAGGATATGAAAGCCATTGAGGATGACCTCATGAAAACTGAAGATGAGTACGAGACTCTGGAACGAAGGTATGCTAATGAACGCGACAAAGCTCAGTTTTTATCTGAAGAGCTGGAGCATGTTAAAATGGAACTTGCCAAGTACAAGTTAGCAGAAAAGACAGAGTCCAGCCATGAACAATGGCTTTTCAAAAGGCTTCAAGAAGAAGAAGCTAAGTCAGGTCACCTCTCAAGAGAAGTGGATGCACTGAAAGAGAAAATTCATGAATACATGGCAACTGAGGACCTGATATGTCACCTCCAGGGAGATCATTCAGTTCTGCAAAAGAAACTCAATCAACAAGAGAACAGGAACAGAGATTTAGGAAGAGAGATTGAAAACCTCACTAAAGAGTTAGAGCGGTATCGTCACTTCAGTAAGAGCCTCCGGCCCAATCTCAATGGAAGAAGAATCTCTGACCCTCAAGTATTTTCTAAAGAAGTTCAAACAGAAGCAGTAGACAATGAGCCACCTGATTATAAGAGTCTCATTCCTCTGGAACGAGCTGTTATCAATGGTCAGTTATATGAGGAGAGTGAGGACCAGGATGAGGACCCTAATGATGAGGAGTCTGTGCTTTCCTTCAAATGCAACTCATCCACTCCCTGTCCTGTTAACAGGAAGCTCTGGATTCCTTGGATGAAATCCAAGGAGAGCCATCCTCAGAATGGCAAAATACAGACTAAACCCAATGGCAACTTCATGCAACCCGGAGATTTAGTCCTAAGCCACACACCTGGGCAACCACTTCATATAAAGGTTACTCCAGACCATGTCCAAAACACAGCCACTCTTGAAATCACAAGTCCGACCACAGAGAGTCCTCACTCTTACACAAGCACTGCAGTGATACCAAACTGTGGCACCCCAAAGCAAAGGATCACCATCCTCCAAAATGCGTCCATAACACCAGTGAAATCAAAAACCTCTGCTGAAGGCCTGATGAATTTAGAGCAAGGCATGTCCCCAATTACCATGGCAACCTTTGCCAGGGCACAGACCCCAGAGTCCTGTGGTTCCATAACTCCAGAAAGGACAATGTCACCTATTCAGGTTTTGGCTGTTACTGGTTCAGCTAGCTCCCCTGAGCAGGGACGCTCTCCCGAGCCGATAGAAATCAGTGCCAAGCACGCAATTTTCAGAGTCTCCCCTGACCGGCAGTCATCATGGCAGTTTCAGCGTTCAAATAGTAACAGTTCAAGTGTGATAACTACTGAGGATAATAAAATCCACATTCACTTAGGAAGTCCTTACATGCAAGCTGTAGCCAGCCCCGTGAGACCTGCCAGCCCTTCAACACCACTGCAGGATAACAGAACTCAAGGCTTAACTAATGGGGCACTAAACAAAACAACCAATAAAGTCACCAGCAGTATTACTATCACACCAACAGCCACACCTCTTCCTCGACAGTCACAAATTACA